The Papio anubis isolate 15944 chromosome 1, Panubis1.0, whole genome shotgun sequence genome window below encodes:
- the LOC110742091 gene encoding serine/arginine repetitive matrix protein 3-like, whose translation MCPVDSQSVGTASRDCTAERQSKGSRGRCAAFFPPSAGARAGLNHRADRQGERRRRQGQTAGPRDRSSRRGASSRRPRTQGATARSPRRRQGLGGGAAPEPDSDTPATYGRSPDPNKGGRRIKGDGGAECSGCELVTGIRAPLPAVCLPWSRAWNLGFLRLRGASPGDSREETSLRSGVAAASRPSAHCPPAPAAQPSPIRPAENANEGGGGVGSRAVAALRVREESQRKGRRVPGANPTAGRTFPNSLGRPAAGLGRRLLGGFLFSAPLCSTAGASFPLSPTHCETGRRSLSAHAPGQHRGQRLAAALETQKPAHTHSPHAHSHPSTRTHISTDHWKTVHTHIRSPLAQVHTHPQSSGAHNPHRPTVHTHVGRQISQAHTFVDLGSIFAPAPHSRLLSPDSLTKPQIPEPTTWCSHRCPVTHKAAQAPKHRHAPTPSARAHAHTHTHTHCPAPRGEAWGFRANTRSPPPTTPPKEPGDLLEGGRRLWLRGSSGQKPSPDRCLTESPFSAHGPFCLAFLPQYSLLFLSP comes from the exons ATGTGTCCAGTTGACAGCCAGTCAGTGGGTACTGCTTCCAGGGACTGTACAGCGGAGAGACAGAGCAAGGGCAGCAG GGGTCGCTGCGCCGCGTTCTTTCCCCCGTCCGCGGGCGCCAGGGCTGGGCTGAACCACCGCGCGGATCGGCAGGGGGAGCGGCGGCGAAGACAGGGCCAGACAGCTGGCCCCAGAGACCGCAGCTCGCGGCGTGGCGCAAGTTCTCGCCGACCACGGACGCAAGGCGCGACAGCGCGGAGCCCGAGGAGGCGCCAGGGGCTGGGCGGCGGCGCGGCTCCGGAGCCTGACTCGGACACCCCTGCGACCTATGGTAGGAGCCCGGACCCAAACAAAGGCGGGCGGCGAATAAAAGGCGACGGCGGCGCGGAGTGCTCGGGTTGCGAGCTGGTGACTGGGATTCGCGCGCCGCTTCCCGCGGTCTGCTTGCCCTGGAGCAGAGCGTGGAACCTCGGCTTCTTGCGGCTCCGAGGAGCTTCCCCTGGCGACTCCCGCGAGGAGACGAGTCTGCGCAGCGGGGTGGCCGCCGCCTCCCGACCCTCCGCGCACTGCCCCCCGGCGCCGGCGGCTCAGCCCAGCCCCATTCGGCCGGCCGAG AACGCGAACGAGGGTGGAGGTGGAGTGGGCAGCCGGGCAGTGGCGGCGCTGAGGGTCAGGGAAGAGTCCCAGCGAAAGGGGCGCCGCGTCCCGGGAGCCAACCCCACCGCCGGAAGAACTTTTCCCAACTCCCTGGGGAGGCCGGCAGCTGGGCTGGGAAGGCGCCTCCTTGGGGGCTTCCTCTTCTCGGCCCCTCTCTGCTCCACGGCCGGCGCCAGCTTCCCGCTGTCCCCCACCCACTGCGAGACTGGGCGCCGGTCTCTGTCGGCCCACGCCCCGGGTCAGCACCGCGGACAGCGCCTCGCGGCCGCCCTGGAAACTCAGAAGCCCGCCCACACCCACAGtccacacgcacactcacacccATCCACGCGCACACACATATCTACAGACCACTGGAAAACAGTCCACACACATATTCGTAGTCCACTTGCGCAAGTACACACCCACCCACAATCTTCAGGCGCACACAATCCACACAGACCCACGGTTCACACGCACGTGGGCAGACAGATCTCACAAGCACACACGTTCGTGGACCTGGGCAGCATCTTCGCCCCCGCTCCGCACTCGAGGCTGCTGTCTCCGGACTCACTGACTAAGCCCCAGATTCCAGAGCCCACCACCTGGTGTTCCCACCGATGCCCAGTGACTCACAAAGCCGCTCAGGCTCCCAAGCACAGACACGCTCCCACCCCCAGCGCGcgcgcgcatgcacacacacacacacacacacactgtcctgCTCCTAGGGGCGAAGCATGGGGATTTAGAGCAAACACCCGCTCCCCACCTCCTACTACACCTCCCAAGGAACCAGGGGATCttctggagggagggaggaggctgtgGCTCCGTGGAAGCTCCGGGCAGAAGCCCAGCCCGGACAGGTGCCTTACAGAATCTCCATTTTCAGCCCACGGTCCATTTTGCTTGGCTTTTCTACCCCAATACTCACTCCTCTTCCTCTCACCTTAG